A genomic segment from Peribacillus sp. ACCC06369 encodes:
- a CDS encoding Na+/H+ antiporter, whose product MEFFLVILALLILIGVSNVINHFIPFIPVPLIQIALGVILALLPLGMHVEMETELFLLLFIAPLLFNDGKNVPRTALWKLRAPILMLALGLVFITVWAGGYLINWMIPSIPLPAAFALAAILSPTDVVAVSALASRVKLPKSIMHLLEGEGLMNDASGLVAFKFAVAATVTGVFSLVDATFSFIWIAIGGFVGGAILAFVVIRLRVFLRRLGMEDVTMHMLIQILTPFIIFLAVEHFHLSGILAVVAGGIVHAIERDREISPTVELQVVSKSTWSVILYVLNGLVFVLLGLQIPSVAKTIFQDPAFNNGQVLLYIVIITLFLFALRFIWLTAAWSIGWMTKKAGAQKPDFKAAGIITISGVRGAVTLAGSFSIPYVLADGSPFPERSLIIFIAAGVILLTLIVASVFLPIVARSEEEDVVDKQADKTKAAAIHTHQAAIRVVESQMTDENREAALSIISRYCSKINELSYVEQEKEPAALREEEKVLRFKALEAEERFLDKLIKDEKVDRETAYICKEYIQRMEGAVTNRMKFRFFRTVTLFRRSMLRVFKLFFPNKSEIRRINIERLEKVRDLKIRMYKAAIQEMQAGITSENHETSSMIIEEYKVLILKCKRENRGRIPSKMVDYERELFYKAIQAERDEVQDMFEKRQISRDVANILRQQINLREALTINEKTH is encoded by the coding sequence ATGGAGTTTTTCCTTGTTATATTAGCCCTTCTTATATTGATTGGAGTGTCTAATGTAATTAACCATTTTATACCTTTTATACCTGTACCATTAATACAAATAGCACTAGGTGTCATACTGGCACTTTTACCCTTGGGTATGCATGTTGAGATGGAGACGGAATTGTTTTTGCTGCTATTCATCGCGCCCCTTTTATTCAATGATGGCAAAAATGTACCCCGCACAGCGCTATGGAAGTTGAGAGCACCCATTCTAATGCTTGCACTGGGCCTAGTATTCATAACGGTTTGGGCAGGCGGGTATCTAATTAATTGGATGATTCCATCGATTCCATTGCCGGCAGCATTTGCTTTAGCTGCCATTTTGTCACCTACAGATGTAGTGGCAGTAAGCGCTTTGGCGAGTCGGGTTAAGCTGCCTAAGAGCATTATGCACCTTCTCGAAGGAGAGGGGCTAATGAATGATGCCTCAGGTCTGGTTGCCTTCAAGTTTGCCGTAGCAGCTACAGTCACTGGTGTTTTCTCCTTAGTCGACGCAACCTTCAGTTTCATATGGATTGCAATTGGTGGGTTTGTAGGTGGAGCAATACTTGCTTTCGTTGTAATCAGGCTTCGTGTATTTCTTCGCCGCTTAGGGATGGAAGACGTCACGATGCATATGTTGATCCAAATCCTAACTCCTTTTATTATTTTCCTCGCTGTGGAACATTTCCACCTTTCTGGGATTTTAGCGGTCGTGGCTGGGGGAATTGTCCATGCCATTGAACGAGATCGGGAAATATCACCAACTGTAGAACTTCAGGTCGTTTCAAAGAGTACATGGTCCGTCATTTTATATGTATTGAATGGACTTGTATTCGTTTTGCTTGGCTTGCAAATCCCAAGCGTTGCGAAGACTATCTTTCAAGATCCAGCCTTCAATAATGGACAAGTGCTCCTTTATATCGTGATCATTACACTTTTCCTCTTCGCTTTACGATTCATTTGGCTTACGGCTGCCTGGTCGATTGGTTGGATGACGAAAAAAGCAGGCGCCCAAAAACCAGACTTCAAAGCTGCCGGAATCATTACCATTTCCGGTGTTCGCGGAGCTGTAACGTTAGCGGGTTCGTTCTCGATTCCATATGTATTGGCAGATGGAAGTCCTTTTCCTGAGCGTTCGTTAATCATCTTCATCGCAGCAGGCGTCATATTGCTGACCTTGATTGTTGCAAGTGTATTTCTGCCAATCGTAGCACGATCCGAAGAGGAGGATGTAGTGGACAAGCAGGCTGACAAAACGAAAGCTGCTGCCATTCACACACATCAAGCGGCCATCCGGGTGGTTGAGTCCCAAATGACAGATGAAAACCGTGAAGCGGCTTTATCGATTATTTCGAGGTACTGTTCAAAGATCAATGAATTGTCCTATGTAGAACAGGAGAAAGAGCCAGCTGCATTAAGAGAAGAAGAGAAGGTCCTTCGCTTCAAGGCCCTTGAAGCAGAGGAAAGATTCCTTGATAAACTTATTAAGGATGAAAAAGTGGATCGGGAGACGGCGTATATATGCAAGGAATACATCCAGCGTATGGAAGGCGCGGTCACAAACCGAATGAAATTCCGTTTTTTCAGGACAGTAACGCTTTTCAGAAGAAGTATGCTGAGGGTTTTTAAATTATTTTTCCCTAATAAAAGTGAAATAAGAAGGATCAATATAGAAAGATTGGAAAAGGTGAGAGACCTTAAAATCAGGATGTACAAAGCCGCCATCCAAGAGATGCAAGCGGGTATCACTTCTGAAAATCATGAGACATCTTCGATGATCATAGAAGAGTATAAAGTGTTGATTTTAAAATGCAAACGGGAAAATAGAGGCCGAATCCCTAGTAAAATGGTCGATTATGAAAGGGAACTATTTTATAAAGCGATTCAGGCGGAGCGGGACGAAGTGCAGGATATGTTTGAAAAACGACAAATTTCCCGTGATGTTGCCAATATACTCCGACAGCAAATCAATTTACGAGAAGCACTGACAATCAATGAAAAAACCCATTGA
- the yhfH gene encoding protein YhfH produces MQLKKSIEFFNNIPAKNCPECGDHIIEHSESYLMECDRCLSKRED; encoded by the coding sequence ATGCAACTGAAAAAATCCATTGAATTTTTCAACAATATCCCTGCTAAAAATTGCCCTGAGTGCGGTGACCATATTATTGAACACTCCGAATCCTACTTAATGGAATGTGATCGCTGCCTTTCCAAACGCGAAGACTAA
- a CDS encoding NAD(P)-dependent oxidoreductase: MSMTSPLKGGLEINFQEAERGLSPREALEESNRCLYCYDAPCIQACPTGIDIPSFIKKIASGNFKGSAKTIMTANPVGASCARVCPTEELCEGACVLNHSTKPIMIGDLQRYSTDWAIQNKQALFKAGKKNGKKVAIVGSGPAGLSAARELALLGYSVTIFEAEKNPGGLNTYGIVSFRLPQSISYWEVEQVKSLDVEIKTSTRVGVDVSVNQLTADYDAVILAIGMSDVPKLGIEGEDLDGVYDAIEFVKATKTEAITNKFIGKKMAVIGAGNTAIDAATCSVRLGAEQVSIIYRRTQKEMTAYDFEYEFAKQEGVGFHWLTNPSRILSDESGQVTGIECVKMVLSEAGDDGRRRPVPISGSEFVIPVDGVIRAIGQSRYIGLIEQFGIQHEDGVVTLEGDSYRTSNEKVFACGDVIFGKGQGEAMVVSAAQQGKKTAYEIDSILMNEAVDIA; the protein is encoded by the coding sequence ATGAGTATGACTAGCCCGTTAAAAGGTGGCCTAGAGATTAACTTTCAGGAAGCGGAGAGGGGTTTGTCCCCTAGGGAAGCTTTGGAAGAATCGAATCGATGTTTATACTGCTATGACGCCCCATGTATCCAAGCCTGTCCGACAGGGATAGATATTCCAAGTTTTATTAAGAAGATAGCTTCAGGTAATTTTAAAGGTTCAGCCAAGACGATCATGACGGCCAATCCTGTCGGTGCCAGCTGCGCGCGGGTATGTCCGACAGAAGAGTTATGTGAGGGGGCATGTGTCCTGAACCATTCTACAAAGCCAATCATGATTGGCGATCTCCAGCGTTATTCCACAGATTGGGCCATCCAAAATAAACAAGCCCTGTTCAAGGCCGGGAAGAAGAATGGCAAAAAAGTTGCCATTGTAGGAAGCGGTCCAGCGGGCTTATCTGCAGCAAGGGAATTAGCCTTGCTTGGCTACAGTGTAACCATTTTCGAAGCTGAAAAAAATCCAGGCGGTTTAAATACTTACGGAATTGTGTCTTTCCGTTTGCCTCAGAGCATTTCTTATTGGGAAGTCGAACAAGTGAAGAGTTTGGATGTTGAAATTAAAACGAGTACACGGGTCGGGGTTGATGTTTCCGTAAATCAGCTGACAGCCGACTATGATGCGGTCATTTTAGCGATTGGCATGTCCGATGTTCCGAAGCTTGGAATTGAAGGAGAAGATTTGGATGGAGTTTATGATGCAATCGAGTTCGTCAAAGCAACGAAAACGGAGGCCATCACTAATAAATTCATTGGGAAGAAGATGGCGGTAATAGGGGCTGGAAACACGGCGATCGATGCAGCGACCTGCTCTGTCCGACTGGGTGCCGAACAAGTGAGCATTATTTATCGTCGTACCCAAAAGGAAATGACAGCTTATGATTTTGAATATGAGTTTGCCAAACAAGAGGGTGTCGGGTTTCACTGGCTGACTAACCCCTCCAGGATCCTATCGGATGAAAGCGGTCAGGTAACGGGCATCGAGTGTGTGAAAATGGTTCTTAGCGAGGCAGGGGATGATGGCCGCCGCCGTCCAGTCCCGATTTCGGGATCAGAGTTCGTCATACCGGTTGATGGAGTCATTCGTGCTATAGGCCAATCCAGGTATATAGGATTGATTGAACAGTTTGGCATACAACATGAAGATGGCGTCGTTACATTGGAGGGAGATTCCTACAGAACATCTAATGAAAAAGTTTTTGCGTGCGGGGACGTGATTTTTGGAAAAGGCCAAGGTGAAGCAATGGTTGTTTCAGCTGCCCAGCAAGGGAAGAAGACAGCCTATGAAATTGACTCGATTTTAATGAACGAAGCGGTGGATATTGCTTAA
- the hydA gene encoding dihydropyrimidinase, with translation MKKIIKNGTIATAADTYQADILIENEKIAMIGMDLTAEGAEIIDAKGAYIFPGGIDPHTHLDMPFGGTTTKDDYETGTIAAAYGGTTTIIDFCLTEKGVPLKKAIKTWHEKANEKAAIDYGFHLMISEINDEVLSELPSIIDNEGISSFKVFMAYKNVFQADDATLYRTLLQAKELGALVMVHAENGDVIDYLTKQALAEGNTDPIYHALTRPPELEGEATGRAAKLTEMANGQLYVVHVTCADAVEKIIEARNKGVDIWGETCPQYLVLDQSYLEKPNFEGSKYVWSPPLREKKNQEVLWNALKMGQLQTIGSDQCSFDFKGQKDLGREDFTKIPNGGPTIEDRMSILFSEGVKKERITLNQFVDLTSTRAAKLFGLFPKKGTIAVGSDADIVIFDPEVERTLSADTHHMAVDYNAFEGMEITGEPVSVLSRGQFVIKDKQFVGEAGKGQFLKRAKYNTALKPHSGKKLPV, from the coding sequence TTGAAGAAAATCATTAAAAATGGAACGATCGCTACGGCTGCAGATACGTATCAAGCCGATATATTAATTGAAAATGAGAAGATTGCAATGATTGGCATGGACCTGACTGCTGAGGGGGCTGAAATCATTGATGCAAAAGGTGCTTATATTTTTCCGGGAGGCATTGACCCACATACCCATCTCGATATGCCGTTTGGGGGGACAACGACAAAAGATGATTATGAAACGGGGACGATTGCGGCTGCCTATGGAGGCACGACAACGATCATTGACTTTTGTTTGACCGAAAAAGGGGTGCCGTTAAAGAAAGCGATAAAAACATGGCATGAAAAGGCCAATGAAAAAGCGGCCATAGATTATGGTTTTCATTTAATGATCAGTGAGATTAATGATGAGGTATTGTCTGAGTTGCCAAGTATCATCGATAATGAAGGGATTTCTTCCTTTAAAGTGTTCATGGCTTACAAGAATGTTTTTCAAGCCGATGATGCCACGCTATACCGCACTTTGTTGCAAGCGAAGGAACTTGGTGCACTTGTCATGGTTCACGCTGAAAATGGTGATGTCATCGATTATCTTACAAAGCAGGCGCTTGCTGAAGGTAACACAGATCCAATTTATCATGCGTTAACAAGACCGCCAGAGCTTGAAGGGGAAGCAACTGGACGGGCAGCTAAACTGACGGAAATGGCAAACGGTCAGCTCTATGTCGTTCATGTCACCTGTGCAGATGCAGTTGAAAAGATTATCGAGGCCAGAAATAAAGGGGTGGATATTTGGGGGGAGACTTGTCCGCAATATTTGGTCCTTGACCAATCTTATCTCGAAAAGCCCAATTTCGAAGGCTCTAAGTATGTATGGTCCCCGCCATTAAGGGAGAAGAAAAACCAGGAAGTGCTTTGGAATGCTTTAAAAATGGGACAGCTGCAAACGATCGGCTCAGATCAATGCTCTTTTGACTTTAAGGGACAGAAGGACCTTGGACGTGAAGATTTCACGAAAATACCGAACGGCGGTCCAACGATTGAGGACCGCATGAGTATCCTTTTTTCAGAAGGCGTCAAGAAAGAGCGTATTACCTTGAATCAATTCGTCGACCTGACTTCCACGCGTGCTGCGAAACTATTCGGGTTATTCCCTAAGAAAGGGACGATTGCAGTAGGGTCTGATGCTGATATTGTCATTTTTGACCCGGAAGTGGAAAGGACCCTTTCTGCAGATACTCATCACATGGCTGTGGATTATAATGCGTTTGAAGGTATGGAAATTACAGGTGAACCGGTTTCCGTCTTATCCAGAGGTCAATTCGTCATTAAAGACAAACAATTTGTAGGTGAGGCTGGAAAAGGGCAATTCCTGAAACGGGCAAAATATAATACGGCTCTGAAGCCGCATTCAGGGAAAAAGCTTCCAGTCTGA
- the yhfH gene encoding protein YhfH, with amino-acid sequence MQDYQSDSFIIDSFKYCPECGETHVDHSDSYLLECDRCLSKREE; translated from the coding sequence ATGCAAGATTATCAATCAGATTCATTCATAATCGATTCATTTAAATATTGCCCTGAATGTGGTGAAACACATGTGGACCACTCAGATTCCTATCTGTTGGAATGCGATCGCTGCCTTTCCAAACGTGAAGAATAA
- a CDS encoding NCS1 family transporter — protein sequence MSEKKDYLKSPDLLPIPHSEKNISAAGFGFIWVGMAVVLAAFAIGGNGVQSLSLGWVVLATIIACVVLGFLMTMTGDIGVEHGISFPVYMRAPFGTIGTHIPSVVRGFVASCWFGLNTYFGATAMNAIFTTLFDFDNWFICFLIFAVLQLVNTAMGIKSIERFADLAAPVIILISGWMYFTLSDQAVAQGRDVWSWIESPVTGGAAVTAFMVVIMANMGFWGTLTADMPTLSRYIKAPKNEKNWFKRNKGQIIGNIITYPITQTFMVIIGAVSYMAVSNYDPVVAIQGSASGVALGVLLIMIVFAQWSTNTTANVIPAATIFSNIMGPKMPFWAGVVVAGVIGIVVQPWSLFGIIIEVLLIIGGILASIVGILIADYYFLRKRRVNVQELYESDGQYKYLNGVNWAGIISWVIGGIGATIFSNYSFIIGFVLGSASYYILAKYWWFKKYEQAEIIDPSDEKYLGISVGRDWKVEKGPELEEEMVITASAGKGNV from the coding sequence ATGAGTGAGAAGAAAGATTATTTAAAGTCTCCCGATTTGCTGCCTATACCTCATAGTGAGAAAAACATAAGTGCAGCCGGATTTGGTTTTATTTGGGTGGGCATGGCTGTAGTATTGGCTGCCTTCGCGATCGGTGGGAACGGTGTTCAAAGTTTATCTTTAGGCTGGGTCGTTCTTGCAACGATCATTGCCTGTGTGGTTCTCGGCTTTCTGATGACAATGACAGGGGATATTGGTGTTGAGCACGGAATATCCTTCCCAGTCTATATGAGGGCGCCGTTCGGTACGATTGGCACCCATATCCCTTCGGTTGTACGGGGGTTTGTAGCTTCATGCTGGTTTGGCCTTAACACATACTTTGGAGCTACCGCAATGAATGCTATCTTTACAACCCTTTTTGATTTTGATAATTGGTTTATCTGCTTCCTCATTTTTGCCGTTTTACAATTGGTCAACACAGCAATGGGAATAAAGTCGATAGAACGTTTTGCCGACTTGGCAGCGCCCGTTATCATTTTAATTTCTGGCTGGATGTATTTCACTCTTTCCGATCAAGCTGTGGCCCAAGGAAGGGATGTATGGTCCTGGATTGAAAGTCCGGTCACTGGCGGGGCTGCCGTTACGGCATTCATGGTCGTCATTATGGCCAATATGGGATTTTGGGGCACATTAACTGCAGATATGCCAACACTCTCCCGCTATATAAAGGCACCAAAAAATGAAAAAAATTGGTTCAAGCGCAATAAGGGGCAGATAATTGGGAATATTATCACCTATCCCATCACTCAGACTTTCATGGTCATAATCGGAGCGGTTTCTTATATGGCTGTTTCCAATTATGATCCCGTAGTTGCTATTCAGGGATCAGCAAGTGGAGTTGCTCTCGGGGTCCTATTAATCATGATCGTATTTGCTCAATGGTCGACGAATACTACGGCCAATGTCATTCCCGCAGCTACCATTTTCTCCAATATCATGGGTCCTAAAATGCCATTTTGGGCAGGCGTCGTTGTAGCAGGGGTTATTGGGATAGTAGTTCAGCCATGGAGCCTGTTCGGCATCATAATAGAAGTTTTATTAATAATAGGTGGAATCTTGGCATCCATTGTCGGCATCCTGATAGCGGATTATTATTTTCTCCGTAAACGGCGGGTTAATGTCCAGGAGCTCTATGAGAGCGATGGTCAGTATAAATACTTGAATGGAGTGAATTGGGCAGGAATCATTTCTTGGGTGATTGGAGGAATCGGTGCAACGATTTTTTCAAATTATTCGTTTATTATTGGCTTTGTTCTTGGGAGTGCAAGTTATTATATCTTGGCTAAGTATTGGTGGTTCAAGAAATATGAACAAGCTGAAATCATTGATCCAAGCGATGAGAAATATTTGGGTATTTCCGTCGGCAGGGATTGGAAAGTCGAAAAAGGTCCAGAACTTGAAGAAGAGATGGTTATTACGGCTTCAGCTGGTAAGGGGAACGTGTAA
- the preA gene encoding NAD-dependent dihydropyrimidine dehydrogenase subunit PreA, whose translation MADLSIDLAGIKSPNPFWLASAPPTNSGYQVQRAFEAGWGGAVWKTLGDPILNVSSRFAAVSFNGQRVAGFNNIELITDRPLEVNLKEIYETKKRFPNHAIIASVMVEPQQEKWHEIIKRIEDVGVDGYELNFGCPHGMAERGMGAASGQVPELVEKQTYWAKEAASKPVIVKLTPNITDITVTAEAAVRGGADAISMINTINSLAGVDIHSWNTIPHVGGKGAHGGYCGPAVKPIALNMVAECARNPMINVPISGIGGISNWQDTVEFLLMGSTGVQICTAAMHHGFRIVEDMIDGLSNYLDEKGISSVMDIVGKSVPRYSDWGNLDLNYKVVARINNDVCINCNKCHIACEDTSHQCIDMLKDTSGSSFLRVREEDCVGCNLCSIVCPVDGAIDMIELTNELPPMTWNERQSFLGGIGSESVDFVK comes from the coding sequence ATGGCTGATTTATCAATTGATCTCGCAGGTATTAAATCTCCCAATCCTTTTTGGCTTGCTTCAGCACCACCTACTAATTCGGGTTATCAAGTACAGCGGGCATTTGAAGCTGGCTGGGGAGGAGCTGTTTGGAAGACATTGGGTGACCCCATCCTGAATGTCTCATCACGTTTTGCAGCTGTCAGTTTTAATGGACAGAGAGTTGCCGGGTTCAACAATATAGAATTGATTACGGATCGTCCGCTTGAAGTGAATTTGAAAGAAATATATGAAACGAAGAAGAGATTCCCTAATCATGCAATCATTGCATCAGTGATGGTAGAGCCACAACAGGAAAAGTGGCATGAGATCATCAAGCGAATAGAAGATGTAGGGGTTGATGGTTACGAATTGAACTTTGGCTGCCCGCACGGTATGGCAGAGCGGGGGATGGGAGCTGCTTCGGGACAGGTTCCCGAACTTGTGGAAAAGCAAACATATTGGGCGAAGGAAGCTGCATCCAAACCGGTCATCGTCAAGCTTACACCGAATATTACCGACATTACAGTTACGGCTGAAGCGGCGGTGCGCGGCGGTGCGGATGCAATAAGCATGATCAATACAATTAACAGCTTGGCAGGAGTGGATATCCATTCATGGAATACGATTCCCCATGTAGGCGGAAAGGGAGCTCACGGAGGGTATTGTGGCCCTGCTGTGAAGCCAATCGCATTGAACATGGTGGCAGAGTGTGCAAGGAATCCAATGATTAATGTTCCCATTTCCGGAATAGGCGGCATTTCAAATTGGCAGGATACAGTGGAATTTTTATTGATGGGTTCAACGGGAGTGCAAATTTGTACGGCTGCCATGCATCACGGTTTTAGGATAGTGGAGGACATGATTGATGGCCTGTCCAATTACCTTGATGAAAAAGGGATCTCGTCTGTGATGGATATTGTCGGTAAGTCAGTACCGCGCTATTCCGATTGGGGGAATTTAGACCTTAATTATAAGGTCGTTGCACGCATTAATAATGATGTGTGCATTAACTGCAACAAATGCCATATTGCCTGTGAAGATACTTCTCATCAATGTATAGATATGTTAAAGGACACGTCAGGCAGCTCCTTCTTGCGAGTGCGCGAGGAAGATTGCGTAGGCTGTAATCTTTGCTCGATCGTTTGTCCGGTAGATGGGGCTATCGATATGATCGAATTGACAAATGAGTTACCGCCAATGACGTGGAATGAACGCCAATCGTTCCTTGGGGGCATCGGCAGTGAAAGTGTTGATTTCGTAAAATGA
- a CDS encoding diacylglycerol kinase family protein, with protein sequence MSKVMIIINPSSGKEKAGKILPKAEKALGDIYDEVSVRKTEGEGDATGFAMEACEERFDAVISMGGDGTVNEIVNGLGEQQHRPIFGIIPLGTINDFARSLGIPMNPDAAIEILKDMHIKESDIGKINDRYFMNVLAVGAIAEATYNVSVEQKTRLGSFAYFIEGAKAVIKKNPFPLTVEHDQGRWMGEAHLLIATMTNSVGGFEQLAPEAEVNDGKLHTFIIKDLSLPLIVKIIPSLMRGEIKGHDEVEYIQTSKLHLSTTEELAVNIDGDEGFLLPFKANVLHKHLRLFVPGTK encoded by the coding sequence ATGTCGAAAGTGATGATTATCATAAATCCATCTTCAGGTAAGGAAAAGGCAGGAAAGATTTTGCCGAAAGCGGAAAAGGCGCTTGGTGATATTTATGATGAGGTGTCCGTTAGGAAAACCGAAGGAGAGGGGGATGCTACGGGTTTTGCTATGGAAGCCTGTGAAGAAAGGTTCGATGCGGTCATTTCCATGGGTGGGGATGGAACGGTGAACGAGATAGTGAATGGCTTGGGCGAGCAGCAACATCGGCCAATTTTCGGAATCATTCCACTAGGAACCATTAATGATTTTGCTAGATCATTGGGTATACCCATGAATCCCGATGCAGCTATTGAGATACTAAAGGATATGCATATTAAGGAATCGGACATAGGGAAGATCAATGATCGTTACTTCATGAATGTGTTGGCAGTAGGGGCAATCGCCGAGGCTACCTATAATGTGTCCGTTGAACAAAAAACCCGACTGGGGTCTTTTGCATATTTCATTGAAGGAGCAAAAGCAGTCATTAAAAAGAATCCGTTTCCTTTAACGGTTGAACATGATCAGGGCAGGTGGATGGGTGAGGCTCATTTACTGATTGCGACAATGACTAACTCTGTCGGCGGTTTCGAACAACTTGCACCGGAGGCGGAAGTGAATGATGGAAAGCTGCACACATTCATCATTAAGGATTTATCTCTTCCTCTTATCGTCAAGATCATTCCCAGTTTAATGAGGGGAGAGATCAAAGGACATGATGAGGTTGAATATATTCAAACATCCAAGCTCCATTTATCCACAACAGAGGAACTTGCAGTCAATATAGATGGTGATGAAGGCTTTCTTCTTCCTTTTAAGGCGAATGTACTGCACAAACATCTTCGTCTGTTTGTCCCGGGAACAAAATGA
- a CDS encoding PucR family transcriptional regulator, with amino-acid sequence MNTSITIEEILTRKHFNLTDIIAGSSGIKRQVKWVHCMEVTQISHLLNGNELILTTGLGWKDCDDTFLSYLKQLIECNAAGLCIEIGANTMAVPQCAIDLANEQQFPIILFHEEVPFVEITQDIHSLIINKQYQMISNLENYSQQLNKNLLEIDHYEPILKFLHSYLNVQVILIFNENDIASIPKTKKKITYQMVADIYEEKRKMDKSVFRQPIQVLGENYAELLICSNDRELTDFDSLILDRTATALAQHLLRELYIEEKKMSEESKWLTNWIEGEYSDEAIRERLSYIDPKMQLDGGIVCICKQHPRYNKSSAKLDGTYFKIMFKTVFEQYGFQIFSMEIHQHLVFILGDNRSSEDWKSRVTSAVDRIMKMDVSGRNRMSLLSIGFGKHVQRLSEIYKSYETARETLLLQDTLPEDNRSFFYQDLHMHRMISLINKHGNLEETVHEYLGPVIEYDKQNNGELMPTLKTYLACNGSKQETSKQLFIVRQTLYHRLEKLEKLLGADFMRSDKRLGLEFMIFALDFLQYSSRKVSGKYVDKYIGK; translated from the coding sequence ATGAATACATCGATTACAATCGAGGAAATTCTAACACGCAAGCATTTTAATCTGACGGATATAATTGCAGGTAGCAGTGGGATAAAGCGTCAAGTGAAGTGGGTCCACTGCATGGAAGTCACCCAAATCAGCCATTTGTTAAATGGAAATGAACTGATTCTGACTACCGGTTTAGGGTGGAAAGATTGCGATGACACATTTCTATCTTACTTAAAACAGTTAATTGAATGTAATGCAGCTGGACTCTGTATAGAGATTGGCGCCAACACCATGGCAGTGCCGCAATGTGCAATTGATCTTGCAAATGAACAGCAATTCCCTATCATCCTTTTTCATGAAGAAGTCCCTTTCGTGGAAATCACTCAGGATATTCATTCCCTTATCATCAATAAACAATATCAAATGATCTCCAACTTAGAAAACTACTCCCAGCAGTTAAATAAAAATCTCCTCGAAATTGACCATTATGAACCAATTCTAAAATTTCTCCACAGCTATTTAAATGTACAGGTTATTCTTATCTTCAATGAGAACGATATAGCCAGCATTCCAAAAACAAAGAAAAAAATAACCTATCAAATGGTAGCGGACATATACGAAGAAAAGCGAAAAATGGATAAATCCGTTTTTAGACAGCCAATTCAAGTACTTGGTGAAAATTATGCGGAACTGCTTATTTGCAGCAACGACAGAGAACTGACGGACTTTGATTCACTGATTTTGGATCGAACGGCTACCGCATTGGCACAGCATCTATTAAGGGAATTATATATAGAAGAAAAGAAAATGTCGGAGGAGAGTAAATGGCTTACAAATTGGATTGAAGGTGAGTATAGTGACGAAGCAATCCGGGAAAGGCTTTCCTATATTGATCCGAAAATGCAGTTGGATGGCGGAATTGTTTGCATTTGCAAACAACACCCAAGGTATAATAAAAGTTCTGCAAAATTAGATGGAACCTATTTTAAGATAATGTTTAAGACAGTTTTTGAACAGTACGGCTTTCAGATATTTTCTATGGAAATACATCAGCATCTAGTTTTTATTTTAGGTGATAATCGTTCATCTGAAGATTGGAAATCAAGGGTGACAAGCGCAGTGGACCGAATCATGAAAATGGATGTAAGCGGGCGTAATCGTATGAGTCTGCTTTCCATTGGTTTTGGAAAGCATGTTCAAAGGTTAAGTGAGATTTATAAAAGTTATGAAACGGCCCGCGAGACTCTGCTGCTTCAGGATACCTTACCAGAGGATAACAGGAGCTTCTTTTATCAGGATTTACATATGCATCGCATGATTTCGCTCATAAATAAACATGGTAATCTGGAGGAAACGGTGCATGAGTATTTAGGTCCCGTCATTGAATATGACAAGCAAAACAATGGTGAGTTAATGCCAACCCTGAAGACCTATCTTGCTTGTAATGGTTCTAAACAGGAAACATCAAAACAACTATTCATTGTCCGGCAAACGCTATATCATAGGCTTGAAAAATTGGAGAAACTTTTAGGTGCGGATTTTATGCGTTCAGATAAGCGTCTTGGCCTTGAATTCATGATTTTTGCATTGGACTTCTTACAGTACAGCAGCAGGAAGGTCAGTGGAAAATATGTAGATAAATATATTGGTAAGTAA
- the yhfH gene encoding protein YhfH, which translates to MQTKNPLEFFRSLPPKQCTECGTHIIEQAESYLLECDRCLSKRED; encoded by the coding sequence ATGCAAACTAAAAACCCATTGGAATTCTTCAGGTCACTGCCACCTAAACAATGTACGGAATGCGGCACCCATATCATCGAACAAGCTGAATCCTACCTCTTGGAATGTGACCGCTGCCTTTCCAAACGCGAAGACTAA
- the yhfH gene encoding protein YhfH, which yields MQTKNPLEFFRSLPPKQCTECGTHITEQAESYLLECDHCLSKKDEY from the coding sequence ATGCAAACTAAAAACCCATTGGAATTCTTCAGGTCACTGCCACCTAAACAATGTACGGAATGCGGTACTCATATCACTGAACAAGCAGAGTCCTACCTCTTGGAATGTGACCACTGCCTTTCCAAAAAAGATGAATATTAA